DNA from Pseudomonas mendocina:
CTGCTGCGCAGTGTCGACAACCCGGAAGTGGTTGGCAGCCTGCCGCGCACGGTCGAGGCGATTGCCAGCTGGGACGGCCGTGGTCTGCCCGATGAGACGGTCTATCAGGCCATCACTCTGGACATCGCCGAAGCCCGGCGTAACCAGAGTTTGGGCGACCTGTCGAAGCGGCTGAACATGGAACTGGCGGGTTTCCGCAGCCTGGTCAGCAGCACCGCACGCAAACTGCCGCTGCGCGAAGAGCCGGCGTCCTACCAGGATGCGTTGCAGGAAATGGACGAGCGCTGGGGCGATCCCGCCTACTGGCAGGTGATCCGTCGCAACGCTTCTTCGGTAACGCCGTACTACCTGCTGGCGGCGCTCGATCATCGAATCGACGACCTGGGCGAACTGGCCAGTGCCACGCCGGATCAGGCCATCTACCTGGATATCTTCGCCCGCACCTTCTGGATGAGCCTGGTGATCACCGCCATCTGCCTGGTGCTGGCTTACCCACTGGCGTACCTGCTGGCCAACCTGCCGACCCGTCAGGGCAACCTGCTGATGATTCTGGTGCTGCTGCCGTTCTGGACCTCGATCCTGGTACGGGTCGCAGCCTGGATCGTGCTGTTGCAGTCCGGCGGTCTGATCAACAGCGCGCTGATATCACTGGGCATCATCGAGCAGCCACTGCAGCTGGTGTTCAATCGCAGCGGTGTCTACGTGGCCATGGTGCATATCATGCTGCCGTTCATGATCCTGCCGATCTATAGCGTGATGAAGGGCATCTCGCCCAGCTACATGCGTGCGGCGGTGTCACTCGGTTGCCATCCGTTCGCCAGTTTCTGGCGGGTTTACTTCCCGCAGACCCTGGCCGGTGTCGGCGCCGGTTGCCTGCTGGTGTTCATCCTGTCCATCGGCTACTACATCACCCCGGCGCTGCTGGGCAGCCCGAACGATCAGATGATCAGCTACTTCGTCGCCTTCTATACCAACACCACCATCAACTGGGGCATGGCCACGGCCCTCGGCGGTCTGCTGCTGGCTGCGACCCTGGTGCTTTACGTGGTGTACAGCTGGCTGGTCGGTGCAAGCAAACTGCGTCTTGGCTAGAACACGGCCTGCGCAGCAGGCCAACTGATGACCCTCTCCCATTTATGGGAGAGGGTGCCCGAAGGGCGGGAGAGGGCGGCTGTTTTACCAACCCTCTCCCCCAGCCCCTCTCCCATGAATGGGAGAGGGGGGCTTAAAAGCTTACTGGAGTAACACCCATGCTCAGCCCCTACATGTCACCCGTCGAGCGTCTCTGGTACTACGGCCTGCGCATCATCTGCGGCCTGGTACTGCTATTCCTGATCCTGCCGGTGCTGGTGATCGTGCCGCTGTCGTTCAACTCCGGCACCTTCCTGGTCTACCCGCTGCAGGGCTTCTCGCTGCGCTGGTACGAGGACTTCTTCATGTCCGCCGACTGGATGCGCTCGCTGAAGAACAGCCTGATCATCGCCCCGGCTGCGACCCTGCTGGCCATGGTGTTCGGCACTCTGGCGGCCATCGGCCTGACCCGTGGCGAGTTCCGCGGCAAGGCGCTGGTGATGAGTCTGCTTATCTCGCCGATGATCGTCCCGGTGGTGATCATCGGTGTGGCCAGCTACCTGTTCTTCGCCCCACTGGGCATGGGCAACAGCTACCTGTCGCTGATCCTGGTTCACGCGGTGCTTGGCGTACCGTTCGTCATCATCACCGTGTCGGCCACCTTGCAGGGCTTCAACCACAACCTGGTACGCGCCGCAGCCAGCCTCGGCGCTTCGCCGATCACTGCGTTTCGCCGGGTGACCCTGCCGCTGATCGCACCTGGGGTGATCTCCGGTGCGCTGTTCGCCTTCGCCACCTCGTTCGACGAAGTGGTGGTGACCCTGTTCCTCGCAGGGCCGGAGCAGGCCACCCTGCCACGGCAGATGTTCAGCGGCATCCGCGAGAACCTGTCACCGACCATCGCTGCCGCCGCGACCTTATTGATCGGTTTCTCCATCCTCCTGCTGCTGACTTTGGAATGGCTGCGCGGGCGTAGCGAGAAACTGCGGACATCGACGCCGGAATAAATGGCGAGCGCTGCATGAGCAAGGCCTCGTCGGGAAACCGGCGGGGCCTTTTGCCGTGAGGCGAATTGGCGCGCTTGTCTTGGTGGCGCTGCCATACGGCGCGTCAGCCGCTACAATGCGCGCCACCGTGATCCAGCACTCAGAGGTGCGCCATGCAACCCTTCGCCATCGCTCCGTCGATCCTTTCCGCCGACTTCGCCCGCCTAGGTGAGGAAGTGGACAACGTACTCGCCGCCGGGGCGGACATCGTCCACTTCGATGTCATGGACAACCACTACGTGCCCAACCTGACAATCGGCCCGATGGTCTGCTCGGCGCTGCGCAAGTACGGCGTTACCGCACCTATCGATGTGCACCTGATGGTCAGCCCGGTGGATCGCATCATCGGTGATTTCCTCGAAGCCGGCGCCAGCTACATCACCTTCCATCCTGAAGCTACCCTGCACATCGACCGCTCCCTGCAGTTGATCAAGGATGGCGGTGCCAAGTGCGGCCTGGTGTTCAACCCGGCGACCTCGCTGGATGCATTGAAGTACGTAATGGACAAGGTCGACATGATCCTCTTGATGAGCGTCAACCCCGGCTTCGGCGGGCAGAAGTTCATCCCCGGCACGCTCGACAAGCTGCGCGAAGCCCGTGCGCTGATCGACGCCAGCGGTCGTGATATCCGCCTCGAGATCGACGGCGGCGTCAGTGCCAAGAACATCCGTGAGATCGCCGCAGCGGGCGCCGACACCTTCGTCGCCGGTTCGGCGATCTTCAACCAGCCGGACTACAAGAGCGTGATCGACGCCATGCGCGCCGAGCTGGCCCAGGTGCGTGGATGAAAGCGCTGCGCGAACTGTGCGCCGGTGAGTTGCCGCGTCTGGTGATGTTCGATCTGGATGGCACGCTGGTCGATTCGGTACCGGATCTGGCGACAGCCGTCGATCGCATGCTGGTCGAGAGAGGGCGCGCACCAGCTGGTATCGAGCGCGTACGCGAATGGGTCGGTAACGGTGCGCGCGTGCTGGTGCGCCGTGCCCTGGCTGGTGGACTGGATCACGCCGCGGTGTCCGACGCCGAGATCGAGGGGGCGCTGGGGCGCTTTCTCGATATCTATGCCGACTGTCATGAACTGACCGTGCTCTATCCGGGTGTTCACGAATTGCTGGAGGCCCTGAGCACTGCTGCGGTCGAGCTGGCCGTGGTGACCAACAAGCCGGAGCGCTTCGTCGCACCGCTGCTGGAGCAGGTCGGGTTGGGTGGCTACTTCCGCTGGATCATCGGCGGCGACACCCTGCCGCAACAGAAACCGGATCCGGCCGCTCTGCTGCAGGTCATGCACCTGGCTGGCGTCAGCCAGGTTCAGTCGCTGTTCGTCGGCGACTCGCGCAACGATGTACTGGCAGCTCGCGCTGCCGGAATCCCCTGCATTGCGGTGAGCTATGGCTACAACCATGGCCGTCCCGTTGCCGAGGAGCAGCCGAGCCTGGTGGTCGATAGCCTCGCCGAACTGCTCTGCTAGTTGCTTAGCCTGAGCGGCTGCGCTACCTTGGCCGCTCTCCTTAATTCCCCCGCCTGTCGAGATCGCACCGTGGTGGTTAGCTGCAAACTCTGGATGAAAGTGATCAAGGCTCTGGCCCGTTGGCGCTGGCGCGCCTGATTTCGTCCTGCCGCTGCGCGCGGCCCGTTTGCACCTGACCGATTTTCCAAGCCATGAGGCTGATCATGATCCATGAAGAATTCCTGCGTTTAGCCGCTGAAGGCTACAACCGCATTCCGCTCGCCTGCGAAACCATCGCCGACTTCGACACGCCGCTGTCGATCTACCTGAAACTGGCCGACGCGCCCAACTCCTACCTGCTCGAATCGGTGCAGGGCGGTGAAAAGTGGGGCCGTTACTCGATCATCGGCCTGCCGGCGCGCACCGTGCTGCGCGTGCACGGCCACGAGGTGGTGATCACCACCGACGGCGTCGAAGTCGAGCGGCATCAATGCGCCGACCCCCTGGATTTCGTCGAAGCGTTCAAGGCCCGCTACCGGGTGCCGACCATCGCCGGTCTGCCACGTTTCAATGGCGGCCTGGTCGGCTACTTCGCCTATGACAGCGTGCGTTACGTCGAGCCCAAGCTGGCTGCCGGGGTGAACCCCGATGCGCTGGGCACGCCGGACATTCTGCTCAACGTTTCCGATGCCGTGGTGGTGTTCGACAACCTGGCGGGCAAGATGCACGCCATCGTCCTGGCTGACCCGGCCGAGGCGGACGCCTTCGAGCGTGGTCAGGCGCAGTTGCAGGAAATCCTGCGCAAGCTGCGCCAACCCTTCACTCCGCGTCTGGGCGTGGATCTGAACAAGCCGGCAGGCGAGGAGCCAGCGTTTCG
Protein-coding regions in this window:
- a CDS encoding ABC transporter permease; translated protein: MASELSATALPGPSLKQRLARAERFNRLKSKALILPLLLFLLLTFLLPIGALLLRSVDNPEVVGSLPRTVEAIASWDGRGLPDETVYQAITLDIAEARRNQSLGDLSKRLNMELAGFRSLVSSTARKLPLREEPASYQDALQEMDERWGDPAYWQVIRRNASSVTPYYLLAALDHRIDDLGELASATPDQAIYLDIFARTFWMSLVITAICLVLAYPLAYLLANLPTRQGNLLMILVLLPFWTSILVRVAAWIVLLQSGGLINSALISLGIIEQPLQLVFNRSGVYVAMVHIMLPFMILPIYSVMKGISPSYMRAAVSLGCHPFASFWRVYFPQTLAGVGAGCLLVFILSIGYYITPALLGSPNDQMISYFVAFYTNTTINWGMATALGGLLLAATLVLYVVYSWLVGASKLRLG
- a CDS encoding ABC transporter permease codes for the protein MLSPYMSPVERLWYYGLRIICGLVLLFLILPVLVIVPLSFNSGTFLVYPLQGFSLRWYEDFFMSADWMRSLKNSLIIAPAATLLAMVFGTLAAIGLTRGEFRGKALVMSLLISPMIVPVVIIGVASYLFFAPLGMGNSYLSLILVHAVLGVPFVIITVSATLQGFNHNLVRAAASLGASPITAFRRVTLPLIAPGVISGALFAFATSFDEVVVTLFLAGPEQATLPRQMFSGIRENLSPTIAAAATLLIGFSILLLLTLEWLRGRSEKLRTSTPE
- the rpe gene encoding ribulose-phosphate 3-epimerase, translating into MQPFAIAPSILSADFARLGEEVDNVLAAGADIVHFDVMDNHYVPNLTIGPMVCSALRKYGVTAPIDVHLMVSPVDRIIGDFLEAGASYITFHPEATLHIDRSLQLIKDGGAKCGLVFNPATSLDALKYVMDKVDMILLMSVNPGFGGQKFIPGTLDKLREARALIDASGRDIRLEIDGGVSAKNIREIAAAGADTFVAGSAIFNQPDYKSVIDAMRAELAQVRG